Below is a window of Pirellulales bacterium DNA.
CTGGCCACCATCGGCATTGCGCTGCCGAGCTTCGTGATCGCCGGGCTGGCGATCATGCTGTTTGTATTCATCTGGCCGATCTTTCCCGCAGCCGGTTTCGGCTCGCTGCGGCAGGCGATCTTGCCGTCGCTCTGCTTGGGCGCTCCGTTCGCCGCCGAAATCGCCCGGCTGGTGCGCACCGGAATGCTCGACGTGCTTGGGCAAGACTACATTCGCACGGCCTACGCCAAGGGCCTGACGACGCCGGCGGTGATTTTGCGCCACGCGATGAAAGGGGCCGTGCTGCCGCTGGTTTCGTATCTCGGCCCAACGATCGTCGACATCCTCACCGGCTCGACGATCATCGAGCAGATTTTCGGCATCCCCGGGCTTGGCTACCACTTCGTCCAATCGGCCCTCGATCGCGACTACACGTTGGCGATGGGCGTCGTGCTGTTTTACACCGTGTTGCTGTGCGGGATCAACCTGTTGGTCGACATCGTCTACACCGTCCTCGACCCGCGAATCAAAATCGAATGAACAATTCCACCCCGATCACGAGCGTGTGTCGGTTTTTCGCCGCGGTCCCAGGCGTAAGCGCCTGGGCTAGAGAAAAGCGACGACTCGTCGCCCCCCGCGTGATACGCTGTGCCGCACCTACTCGACCTTCTCCGTCTGCTCCGCGGCTCCGCGTCTCCGCGTGAGCAAATTGAATTTCCAAATGACCGACCATACAGACCCGCTGCCGGCCCCGCATCGACTCGACGACCCCGTCGACGTGGAGCGCTATGCGCGGCTGTTGGCCGAGGCGGATCGGAACCGCGGCGTTTCTCCGGCCCGCGAGGCGTGGCAGCGATTGCGGCGGAATCGGATTGCGATTGTCGCCCTCGGGTTCTTGGTCCTATTGGCGCTTGCCGCCGTGCTGACACCGCTCTTGCCGCTTCAGCCGCCGAGCCAAACCGCGACAGCCAAAAGTTTCGAGCCGCCGAAGATTTGGCCGCTGTTCGTCCATTCGCCGGAAATCGCCCCCGAACCGCAGCCGGGCGATCCTGCCACGCCTGCCGGGGCAACGCCACTCTGGATCGAAAAGCAATTTCCCCAGCTTGGCCCGATCGATCGGCGGTTGGTCGAGGCGCGAGTCTGGCTGTTCGGCCGCTGGTCGCTCAATAGCCTATTCGGGCGCGACGAGTTGGGGCGCGATCTGTTGGCCCGCGTCGTGTGGGGCGCCCGCATTTCGCTGATGGCCGGATTGGTCGGGGCGCTCGTGTCGCTCCTGATCGGCGTTTCGTATGGTGCGATCGCGGGCTACGCGGGAGGCCGTGTCGACAATCTCATGATGCGCGTGGTCGATGTGCTCTATTCCGTCCCGTTCATCTTCATCGTGATCTATATCAACACGATCCTCAGCGGCCACGAAACGCAGCTTTGGCTCGACGAGCATGGAATCAATCGCATCACGGTCTTTTATGCCGTGATCGGGCTCGTCTATTGGCTCACGATGGCTCGGGTGGTTCGCGGGCAAGTGCTGTCGCTCAAACACGAACAGTTCGTCGATGCGGCTCGAACGATCGGCGCGAGCCGCGGGCGGATTATTTTCCGGCATATCGTGCCGAATGTGCTGAGCGTCGTGATCGTGTATCTGACGTTGACGATTCCGCGTGTGATGTTATTCGAGGCGTTCTTGTCGTTTTTGGGTTTGGGCGTGCAGCCGCCGGATGTCTCGTGGGGACTGCTGGCCAATGCCGGATTTCGCGTGATCACGCCGATCAAAATATTTTGGTGGCTGTTCCTGTTCCCGGCCGCAGCAATCGGAATGACGCTGTTCTCGCTGAATTTCCTCGGCGATGGCCTCCGCGACGCCCTGGATCCGCGCTTGAAAAATAAATGACCGCCCCCAAGCCCAGGGAAGGCCCGGAAAGCGTTCTCCACTTGGAAACGTGCTCCAGGCCTTCCCTGGGCTTAGCCCTGCTCTCACCTCTACCTTTCCGATGCCTCTTCTCGATATCCGCGACTTGCATGTGCAATTTCACACCGATCGTGGCGTGCTGCGGCCGGTCGACGGCTTGTCGCTGGCGGTCGAACCGGGAGAAACAGTTGGCCTCGTGGGCGAGAGCGGTTCCGGCAAGAGCATGACCAGCCTGGCTGTGATGGGGCTTGTGCCGCCGCCCGGGCGAATCACCGCCGGCCAAATTCTCTTCGAAGGGCGCGATCTGCGGCCGCTTGCCGCGCGCGAACTGGCCCGCATCCGCGGCAATCGCATCGCGATGGTTTTTCAAGACCCGATGACGTCGCTCAATCCGTTTCTCACCGTCGCGGAGCAACTCGCCGAAGTCACCCGGCTGCATCTCGGCTATGGGCGGCGGCAAGCGATCGATCATGCCGTGGAAATGCTGGGCCGCGTCGGCATCCCGGGTGCCGAGCGGCGCGTGTTCGATTATCCGCACCAATTTTCCGGCGGAATGCGGCAACGCGTGATGATCGCGATGGCACTCTCTTGCCGGCCCCAATTGCTCATCGCCGACGAGCCGACGACGGCCTTGGATGTCACCATCCAAGCCCAAATTCTCGAACTGATCGTCGAATTGCAGCAGAGCGAAGGGATGGCCGTGATTCTGATCACGCACGACTTGGGTGTCGTGGCCAATAGTTGCAAACGCGTGGCAGTGATGTATGCCGGCCGGCTGGTTGAACAGGCGCCGGTCGATGATTTGTTCGCCCATCCGAAACATCCCTACACGCTCGGGCTATTAGAATCGATTCCGCGCATCGACGCGGCCCAGGCCCAACTCACGCCGATTCCCGGCCAGCCGCCCGATCTATTGGCGTTGCCACAGGGCTGCAAATTCGAGCCGCGCTGTTCGCATGCCATCGACCGCTGCAAGTGTGAAGACCCGCCATGGTTCGGCAGTGGCGAGCAGCGGTTCCGTTGTTTCAACGAAGTGAAACAATCGCCGGCCGATTCGCTCTCCACCAAGGCGACATGATCGGTATGTGTGATCGGTATGGATGGCCATGTCCACGGTTTTGCGTAGGCATACCGCAACGGAGCACGCAGCCGTGGCAGCAGACAAGTGCGAGCAGCCGATTGTCAACCGTTCGTCGATAAGGTATGCTGCGCGCCGAAGCCCACCATTTAATTTCTCGACCCGGAAAAGGAGTTTGAGCCATGGCTTACACCCTCCCGCCGCTGCCCTATGCCTACGATGCTCTCGAGCCCTACATCGACAAGATGACGATGGAAATCCATCACGATAAGCATCATGCCGCGTATGTGGCGAATCTCAATAAGGCCATTGAAGGGACTGACCTGGGCAATCAGCCGGTCGAGGAACTGATCGCGCATCTCGACAAGGTGCCGGAAAAAATTCGCACCACCGTTCGCAACAACGGCGGCGGACATGCCAATCACTCGGCATTTTGGCTAATGATGGCCAAGGGAAAAGGCGGCAAGCCGACCGGAAAGCTCGCGGAAGCCATCGACCGCGAAATCGGCGGTTTCGAAAAATTCACCGAGCAGTTTACACATAATGCCATGGGACGCTTCGGCAGCGGCTGGGCATGGCTCTATATCGACAGCAAAACGGGCAAGCTGATGGTCGGCAACACGGCCAATCAAGACAGTCCGTTGATGGAAGGCAACACGCCCGTGCTGGGAATCGACGTATGGGAACACGCCTACTACTTGAAGCACCAGAATCGCCGGGCGGAATATGTGGCCGCGTTTTACAATGTGATCAATTGGGACAACGCGGAAGAGCGCTACGCCGCCACGACGAAATAGCCGCGGCGCGAATGTGCGCCCAAGCCCAGGGAATGCGGCCAACGTTCTTTCTATAGGGAGACGTTTCGTCCGCCTTCCCTGGGCTTCTTCGTTTCCCCCCCGCAGCGGTCCCTTCGCCTTCTTTTTCCGAGCCGCCGAGCACACATGAAAGTATCCCCG
It encodes the following:
- a CDS encoding ABC transporter permease subunit encodes the protein MIWFIVKRLLWMVLTVWVVFTVSFLLMHAAPGGPFDSERKLLPEIKANIEHRYHLDEPLLSQYFHEMFRDLHGDLGYSYRLGDFSVNQIIAAGLPRSATLGILALAFAVTLGFSAGVVSAVRRGGFWDFTLMSLATIGIALPSFVIAGLAIMLFVFIWPIFPAAGFGSLRQAILPSLCLGAPFAAEIARLVRTGMLDVLGQDYIRTAYAKGLTTPAVILRHAMKGAVLPLVSYLGPTIVDILTGSTIIEQIFGIPGLGYHFVQSALDRDYTLAMGVVLFYTVLLCGINLLVDIVYTVLDPRIKIE
- a CDS encoding ABC transporter permease codes for the protein MTDHTDPLPAPHRLDDPVDVERYARLLAEADRNRGVSPAREAWQRLRRNRIAIVALGFLVLLALAAVLTPLLPLQPPSQTATAKSFEPPKIWPLFVHSPEIAPEPQPGDPATPAGATPLWIEKQFPQLGPIDRRLVEARVWLFGRWSLNSLFGRDELGRDLLARVVWGARISLMAGLVGALVSLLIGVSYGAIAGYAGGRVDNLMMRVVDVLYSVPFIFIVIYINTILSGHETQLWLDEHGINRITVFYAVIGLVYWLTMARVVRGQVLSLKHEQFVDAARTIGASRGRIIFRHIVPNVLSVVIVYLTLTIPRVMLFEAFLSFLGLGVQPPDVSWGLLANAGFRVITPIKIFWWLFLFPAAAIGMTLFSLNFLGDGLRDALDPRLKNK
- a CDS encoding ABC transporter ATP-binding protein, translating into MPLLDIRDLHVQFHTDRGVLRPVDGLSLAVEPGETVGLVGESGSGKSMTSLAVMGLVPPPGRITAGQILFEGRDLRPLAARELARIRGNRIAMVFQDPMTSLNPFLTVAEQLAEVTRLHLGYGRRQAIDHAVEMLGRVGIPGAERRVFDYPHQFSGGMRQRVMIAMALSCRPQLLIADEPTTALDVTIQAQILELIVELQQSEGMAVILITHDLGVVANSCKRVAVMYAGRLVEQAPVDDLFAHPKHPYTLGLLESIPRIDAAQAQLTPIPGQPPDLLALPQGCKFEPRCSHAIDRCKCEDPPWFGSGEQRFRCFNEVKQSPADSLSTKAT
- a CDS encoding superoxide dismutase, which codes for MAYTLPPLPYAYDALEPYIDKMTMEIHHDKHHAAYVANLNKAIEGTDLGNQPVEELIAHLDKVPEKIRTTVRNNGGGHANHSAFWLMMAKGKGGKPTGKLAEAIDREIGGFEKFTEQFTHNAMGRFGSGWAWLYIDSKTGKLMVGNTANQDSPLMEGNTPVLGIDVWEHAYYLKHQNRRAEYVAAFYNVINWDNAEERYAATTK